In Acidaminococcus fermentans DSM 20731, one genomic interval encodes:
- a CDS encoding energy-coupling factor transporter ATPase — MSIQVDHISYTYMTHTSLEKKALDDVSFTLEKGEFVALIGHTGSGKSTLAEHLNGLLHPMAGKVLVDGVDLAAKTPEAKTARNRVGMVFQYPEHQLFAETIYEDIAFGPRNQGKSEPEVEEAVRSAMEFVDLDFDTFAQRSPFQLSGGQMRRVAIAGVVAMEPDYLIMDEPSAGLDPISRDSIFGQLRKIFEKRKMGVLLITHSMEEAAQYASRLLVMSDSRLQLDGPARELFTHEREKLESLSVDVPESVKLAEELRNQGLPIEGTPLTKEELIRAIDKAKGWKTC; from the coding sequence ATGTCCATCCAAGTAGACCATATCTCCTATACCTATATGACCCATACCAGCCTGGAAAAGAAGGCCCTGGATGATGTGAGCTTCACCCTGGAAAAAGGGGAGTTCGTGGCTCTCATCGGCCATACCGGCAGCGGCAAATCCACCCTGGCGGAGCATCTCAACGGACTGCTCCATCCCATGGCGGGGAAGGTGCTGGTGGACGGGGTGGACCTGGCGGCAAAGACTCCGGAAGCCAAGACGGCCCGGAACCGGGTGGGTATGGTGTTCCAGTATCCGGAACACCAGCTGTTTGCGGAAACCATCTACGAAGACATCGCTTTCGGGCCCCGGAACCAGGGAAAGTCCGAACCGGAGGTGGAAGAAGCGGTGCGCAGCGCTATGGAATTCGTGGACCTGGATTTCGACACCTTCGCCCAGCGGTCACCCTTCCAGCTTTCCGGGGGGCAGATGCGCCGGGTGGCCATTGCCGGGGTGGTGGCCATGGAACCGGATTACCTGATCATGGACGAACCCAGTGCCGGGCTGGATCCCATCAGCCGGGACAGCATCTTCGGCCAGTTGCGGAAAATCTTCGAGAAACGGAAAATGGGGGTGCTGCTGATTACCCACAGCATGGAAGAAGCCGCCCAGTACGCCAGCCGGCTCCTGGTCATGAGTGACAGCCGGCTCCAGCTGGACGGTCCGGCCCGGGAGCTGTTCACCCATGAACGGGAAAAACTGGAATCCCTTTCCGTGGACGTGCCGGAAAGCGTGAAACTGGCGGAAGAACTCCGGAACCAGGGCCTGCCCATTGAAGGGACGCCCCTCACCAAAGAAGAACTGATCCGGGCCATTGACAAAGCAAAGGGGTGGAAAACATGCTGA
- a CDS encoding bifunctional 3,4-dihydroxy-2-butanone-4-phosphate synthase/GTP cyclohydrolase II, with amino-acid sequence MDKKFQFAPIEQAIEDIRAGKMVLVTDDPDRENEGDLIMSAEYVTPDDINFMATHAKGLICMPCDGAILDRLQMEPMVANNTDNHETAFTVSIDHKDTTTGISAVERAYTIKKCTDESAKPEDFRRPGHVFPLRSREGGVLRRTGHTETTTDLCRLAGLKPVGICCEIMSADGTMARTPELIEFARKFNLTFITVADLIAYRKKNEKMVHRIANVALPSKYGTFRAIGYENDLDDKCHVAIIKGDVAGKKDVLVRVHSECLTGDALGSLRCDCGDQLATSLKMIEKEGCGVVLYMQQEGRGIGLANKLRAYELQDQGLDTVDANVKLGFKPDMRDYGIGAQILADLGLTSIRLMTNNPAKRAGLSGYGITITETVPIIMKDNCYNHRYMVTKQVRMGHELHEDVEDAK; translated from the coding sequence ATGGATAAAAAATTTCAGTTTGCCCCCATTGAACAGGCCATTGAAGACATCCGGGCCGGGAAAATGGTCCTGGTCACTGACGATCCCGACCGGGAAAACGAAGGGGACCTGATCATGAGTGCGGAGTATGTGACTCCGGACGACATCAATTTCATGGCCACCCACGCCAAAGGCCTGATCTGCATGCCCTGTGACGGGGCCATCCTGGACCGGCTCCAGATGGAACCCATGGTGGCCAACAACACGGACAACCATGAAACGGCCTTCACCGTTTCCATCGACCACAAGGACACCACCACCGGGATCTCTGCCGTGGAACGGGCCTACACCATCAAGAAATGCACCGACGAAAGCGCCAAACCGGAAGATTTCCGCCGGCCCGGCCATGTGTTCCCTTTGCGCAGCCGGGAAGGCGGGGTGCTCCGGCGTACCGGCCACACGGAAACCACTACGGACCTGTGCCGGCTGGCCGGACTGAAACCGGTGGGTATCTGCTGCGAAATCATGAGCGCAGACGGCACCATGGCCCGGACTCCGGAACTGATCGAATTCGCCAGGAAATTTAACCTGACCTTCATCACCGTGGCGGATCTCATCGCCTACCGGAAGAAAAATGAAAAAATGGTCCACCGGATCGCCAATGTGGCCCTGCCCAGCAAATACGGCACCTTCCGGGCCATCGGCTACGAAAACGACCTGGACGACAAATGCCATGTGGCCATCATCAAAGGGGATGTGGCCGGCAAGAAGGATGTGCTGGTCCGGGTCCATTCGGAATGCCTCACCGGGGATGCCCTGGGGTCCCTCCGCTGCGACTGCGGGGATCAGCTGGCCACCAGCCTGAAGATGATCGAAAAGGAAGGCTGCGGCGTGGTGCTGTACATGCAGCAGGAAGGCCGGGGTATCGGCCTGGCCAACAAACTCCGGGCCTATGAACTTCAGGATCAGGGGCTGGATACGGTGGATGCCAATGTGAAGCTGGGCTTCAAACCGGATATGCGGGATTACGGCATCGGGGCACAGATCCTGGCGGATCTGGGGCTCACCAGCATCCGGCTGATGACCAACAACCCGGCCAAACGGGCAGGGCTTTCCGGTTATGGGATCACCATTACGGAAACCGTACCCATCATTATGAAAGACAATTGCTACAACCATCGGTACATGGTTACCAAACAGGTCCGGATGGGCCACGAATTACATGAAGATGTGGAGGATGCAAAATGA
- a CDS encoding AbgT family transporter: METKNATKGSLLDRFLNTVERVCNRLPPPAILFCILFVITAVVGAICTQAGFALENPASHKIVTSQNFFTKAGIQWLLTTLVKNFTGFAPLGLVITMTLAIGFCEESGMLAALLRRCMKGVPPSLVPFIVAFLGVCGNIASDTAMVVIPPLAAVAYIGVRKHPVVGMMVGFAGAEAGFGANLMIAGTDSLLQGLTNQAIDGFFGKAGVFAVDVTCNWYFMFASTFLCALIIALVSIKIVEPRFGVYDGPGADEELGEVKPIEVKGLNRAALVVVIYILILAAGFFTGVLSKDGHTFVGSPLLKGLIPLLFVMFSLAGLTYGFTTGSFTCIKDVNKAMVHQMSGMGAFVVFCFFCGQFQALFSWTHLGTLLAIGGADFLKNVGFTGLPMCVLFVLITSLVNIFMSSGSAKWAIFAPIFIPMFMLLGYHPGFTQLLYRLGDSPTNCFTPMNPYLWMILSVAQEKYMPKAAIGTLVSNLIPIAVCLQIVWIIFLIVWMTLGLPIGPGVEMTLPAGVL; encoded by the coding sequence ATGGAAACAAAGAACGCAACAAAAGGCAGTCTGCTGGACCGTTTTCTCAATACCGTGGAACGGGTCTGCAACCGGCTGCCGCCCCCGGCCATCCTGTTCTGCATCCTGTTTGTGATCACAGCCGTGGTGGGGGCCATCTGCACCCAGGCGGGATTTGCTCTGGAAAACCCCGCTTCCCACAAAATCGTCACCTCCCAGAACTTTTTCACCAAGGCCGGCATCCAATGGCTGCTGACCACCCTGGTGAAGAACTTTACCGGGTTTGCTCCTTTGGGCCTGGTGATTACCATGACCCTGGCCATCGGGTTCTGTGAAGAATCCGGCATGCTGGCGGCTCTGCTCCGCCGGTGCATGAAAGGGGTACCGCCTTCCCTGGTGCCCTTCATCGTGGCGTTCCTGGGGGTCTGCGGCAACATCGCCTCCGATACGGCCATGGTGGTGATCCCGCCCCTGGCGGCCGTTGCTTACATCGGGGTGCGGAAACATCCTGTAGTGGGGATGATGGTGGGCTTTGCCGGGGCAGAAGCCGGCTTCGGGGCCAACCTGATGATCGCCGGTACTGATTCCCTGCTCCAGGGGCTGACCAACCAGGCCATTGACGGGTTCTTCGGCAAGGCCGGGGTCTTTGCGGTGGATGTAACCTGCAACTGGTACTTCATGTTCGCATCCACCTTCCTCTGTGCCCTGATCATCGCCCTGGTATCCATCAAGATCGTGGAACCCCGTTTCGGGGTCTATGACGGACCGGGGGCCGATGAAGAACTGGGAGAGGTGAAGCCCATCGAAGTGAAGGGGCTGAACCGGGCCGCTCTTGTGGTGGTGATTTATATCCTGATCCTGGCTGCCGGGTTCTTCACCGGTGTGCTGTCCAAGGACGGGCACACTTTTGTGGGTTCCCCGCTGCTGAAAGGCCTGATTCCCCTGCTGTTCGTCATGTTCAGCCTGGCCGGGCTCACCTATGGCTTCACCACCGGTTCCTTCACCTGCATCAAAGATGTGAACAAGGCCATGGTCCATCAGATGAGCGGCATGGGCGCCTTTGTGGTGTTCTGCTTCTTCTGCGGCCAGTTCCAGGCCCTGTTCAGCTGGACCCATCTGGGGACCCTGCTGGCCATCGGAGGCGCTGACTTCCTGAAGAACGTGGGCTTTACCGGACTGCCCATGTGCGTGCTGTTTGTGCTGATTACCAGCCTGGTGAATATCTTCATGTCCTCCGGGTCCGCCAAGTGGGCCATCTTCGCCCCCATTTTCATCCCCATGTTCATGCTGCTGGGGTATCATCCGGGCTTTACCCAGCTGCTGTACCGGCTGGGGGATTCTCCCACCAACTGCTTTACGCCCATGAACCCCTATCTGTGGATGATCCTCAGTGTGGCCCAGGAAAAATACATGCCCAAGGCCGCCATCGGGACCCTGGTCTCCAACCTGATCCCCATTGCCGTCTGCCTGCAGATCGTCTGGATCATCTTCCTGATTGTCTGGATGACCCTGGGCCTGCCCATCGGACCGGGAGTGGAAATGACTCTGCCCGCAGGGGTGCTGTAA
- the truA gene encoding tRNA pseudouridine(38-40) synthase TruA, translated as MIRTIKATVAYDGTRYQGFQRQKNGVGVQQVLEKALTEVLKEPILIKAAGRTDAGVHALGQVISFATSSRIPPENYRRALEPHLPPDIAIREAEVVRDDFHARFDAVDKTYQYKIYYSPLPDPTQRNTTWEIREKLDVEAMNRAAALLLGKHDFTSFKNQGSQDTSPVRTLTEAHWVQDGNLYTFTITGDGFLYRMVRNIVGCLVRVGTGQWNEEDFARVMAAKNRKQAGMAAPAQGLYLMHVSY; from the coding sequence ATGATCCGGACCATTAAAGCCACAGTGGCCTATGACGGAACCCGTTACCAGGGGTTCCAGCGGCAGAAAAACGGGGTGGGGGTCCAGCAGGTGCTGGAAAAGGCCCTGACGGAAGTGTTGAAGGAACCCATCCTGATCAAGGCCGCCGGACGGACCGATGCAGGGGTCCACGCCCTGGGCCAGGTGATTTCCTTTGCCACCAGTTCCCGGATCCCGCCGGAAAACTACCGCCGGGCACTGGAACCCCATCTGCCGCCGGACATTGCCATCCGGGAAGCGGAAGTGGTCCGGGATGATTTCCACGCCCGGTTCGACGCGGTGGACAAGACCTACCAGTATAAAATCTATTATTCCCCCCTGCCGGATCCCACCCAGCGGAACACTACCTGGGAGATCCGGGAGAAACTGGATGTGGAGGCCATGAACCGGGCGGCGGCCCTGCTCCTGGGAAAGCATGACTTCACCTCCTTCAAGAACCAGGGAAGCCAGGATACCTCGCCGGTGCGGACCCTGACCGAAGCCCATTGGGTCCAGGACGGAAATCTGTACACCTTCACCATTACCGGGGACGGGTTTCTGTACCGGATGGTCCGGAACATCGTGGGCTGCCTGGTCCGGGTGGGCACGGGCCAGTGGAATGAAGAAGATTTCGCCCGGGTGATGGCGGCCAAAAACCGGAAACAGGCCGGCATGGCTGCCCCGGCCCAGGGGCTGTATCTGATGCATGTGAGTTATTGA
- a CDS encoding riboflavin synthase has translation MFTGLIAELGKVEDLRREQNSYRLTIAAQTIPPLLKIGESVCCNGACLTVTKFDSQRFTVDVMPETARRTTIGSLKKGDRINLERTLHVGDGLDGHIVSGHVDGVGTIVKIRPEGIAKVTTISCSPELLRGMVTKGSIAIDGISLTITEVTDTTFSVSLIPLTVQFTTLGFKKTGDKVNLETDILGKYVERMLETRKSGGLTKATLFENGFM, from the coding sequence ATGTTTACGGGACTCATTGCGGAACTGGGCAAGGTGGAGGACCTGCGCCGGGAACAGAATTCCTACCGGCTCACCATTGCCGCCCAGACCATTCCGCCCCTGCTGAAAATCGGGGAAAGCGTCTGCTGCAACGGGGCCTGCCTGACGGTGACGAAGTTTGACAGCCAGCGCTTCACCGTGGATGTGATGCCGGAAACCGCCCGGCGGACCACCATCGGTTCCCTGAAGAAGGGGGACCGGATCAACCTGGAACGGACCCTCCATGTAGGGGACGGACTGGATGGGCACATTGTCAGCGGCCATGTGGACGGGGTGGGAACCATTGTGAAGATCCGCCCGGAAGGCATTGCCAAAGTCACCACCATCAGCTGCAGCCCGGAGCTGCTCCGGGGCATGGTCACCAAGGGATCCATTGCCATCGATGGCATCAGCCTGACCATCACGGAAGTGACGGACACCACCTTTTCCGTCTCCCTGATCCCCCTCACCGTCCAGTTCACCACCCTGGGCTTCAAAAAGACCGGAGACAAGGTGAACCTGGAAACGGACATCCTGGGGAAATATGTGGAACGGATGCTGGAAACCAGAAAATCCGGGGGGCTGACCAAAGCCACCCTTTTCGAAAATGGATTTATGTAA
- a CDS encoding energy-coupling factor transporter ATPase, translated as MEPIIETKNLTHTYVDGQNQEMTALQGIDLSIAPGEFVAIIGTNGSGKSTLARHFNGLLTPTSGHCLVGGLDTAIEENLWPVRQTVGMVFQNPDNQIVAAIVEEDVAFGLENIGVPGPEIRPRVEKALAAVDMLDYAKRAPHRLSGGQKQRVAIAGVLALEPRCIVFDEPTAMLDPKGRKEIVSTVLKLNKEKHITIVYITHKMEEAILADRIIAMEKGKIVLEGTPKEVFTQVDRIRGLGLECPLAAEVADALDKQGHRLPPIITHKELCEALCPSK; from the coding sequence ATGGAACCGATCATTGAAACGAAAAATCTGACCCATACCTATGTGGATGGGCAAAATCAGGAAATGACGGCACTCCAGGGAATCGACCTGTCCATTGCTCCCGGCGAATTTGTGGCTATTATCGGGACCAACGGCAGTGGAAAATCCACCCTGGCCCGTCATTTCAACGGTCTCCTGACCCCCACCAGCGGTCATTGCCTGGTGGGCGGCCTGGATACCGCCATAGAAGAAAATCTCTGGCCCGTGCGCCAGACCGTGGGCATGGTGTTCCAGAACCCGGACAACCAGATCGTGGCAGCCATTGTGGAGGAAGATGTGGCTTTCGGGCTGGAGAACATCGGTGTCCCCGGGCCGGAAATCCGTCCCCGGGTGGAAAAAGCCCTGGCGGCCGTGGATATGCTGGATTATGCCAAACGGGCCCCTCACCGGCTGTCCGGAGGCCAGAAACAGCGGGTGGCCATTGCCGGGGTGCTGGCCCTGGAACCCCGGTGCATCGTCTTTGACGAGCCCACCGCCATGCTGGATCCCAAGGGACGGAAGGAAATCGTCTCCACGGTGCTGAAGCTGAACAAAGAAAAGCATATCACCATTGTGTACATTACCCATAAAATGGAAGAGGCCATCCTGGCCGACCGGATCATCGCCATGGAAAAAGGGAAGATCGTCCTGGAAGGGACACCCAAGGAAGTATTCACCCAGGTGGACCGGATCCGGGGCCTGGGGCTGGAATGCCCCCTGGCGGCGGAAGTGGCAGATGCCCTGGACAAACAGGGCCACCGGCTGCCGCCCATCATTACCCATAAGGAGTTGTGTGAAGCATTATGTCCATCCAAGTAG
- the ribD gene encoding bifunctional diaminohydroxyphosphoribosylaminopyrimidine deaminase/5-amino-6-(5-phosphoribosylamino)uracil reductase RibD, translated as MKAGETVTDEEYMQMALDLAEKARGCTSPNPLVGCVIVNPEGQIVGKGYHHKAGQPHAEIMAMADAGNQVEGCTAYVTLEPCSHYGRTGPCCEALIRAGIKKVVAAADDPNPKVAGRGFARLQEAGVEVVRGVLADKANRQNEVFMHWMKTGRPFVALKYAMTLDGKIATASGDSKWISNEQSRTYAHKLRSIYDCILVGKNTVLNDDPSLTCRLVEGKNPLRIVLDSHCQLPMDRKVFTDGEARTLLVTSLKADRDKAAAFQALDQVTVWQIPEKNGALDLGILLDRLGQQEKTSVLVEGGSQVHGAFFDGRLAQRVYAFIAPCLIGGKRNLGAIGGRGARNMDLRVTLQEPQYEAFGTDLMVTGLLERS; from the coding sequence ATGAAAGCGGGTGAAACAGTGACAGACGAAGAATATATGCAGATGGCCCTGGACCTGGCGGAAAAAGCCCGGGGCTGCACCAGTCCCAATCCTCTGGTGGGCTGCGTCATCGTAAACCCGGAAGGGCAGATCGTTGGCAAAGGCTACCACCACAAAGCCGGCCAGCCCCATGCGGAAATCATGGCCATGGCGGATGCCGGGAACCAGGTGGAAGGCTGCACCGCCTATGTGACCCTGGAGCCCTGCTCCCATTACGGCCGTACGGGCCCCTGCTGTGAGGCCCTGATCCGGGCCGGCATCAAAAAAGTGGTGGCGGCGGCGGACGATCCCAACCCGAAAGTGGCCGGACGGGGCTTTGCCCGGCTCCAGGAAGCGGGGGTGGAAGTGGTCCGGGGGGTACTGGCGGACAAAGCCAACCGGCAGAACGAAGTGTTCATGCACTGGATGAAGACGGGCCGTCCTTTTGTGGCCCTGAAATACGCCATGACCCTGGACGGGAAAATCGCCACGGCCTCCGGAGATTCCAAATGGATCTCCAATGAGCAGTCCCGGACTTATGCCCACAAGCTCCGGAGCATCTACGACTGCATCCTGGTGGGAAAGAACACGGTGCTCAACGACGATCCGTCCCTGACCTGCCGGCTGGTGGAAGGAAAGAATCCCCTGCGGATCGTCCTGGACAGCCACTGTCAGCTGCCCATGGACCGGAAGGTGTTCACCGACGGGGAAGCCAGGACCCTCCTGGTCACCTCCCTGAAAGCGGACCGGGACAAAGCGGCAGCCTTCCAGGCCCTGGACCAGGTGACCGTATGGCAGATCCCGGAAAAGAACGGGGCCCTGGATCTGGGCATCCTGCTGGACAGACTGGGACAGCAGGAAAAGACCAGCGTGCTGGTGGAAGGAGGCAGCCAGGTCCATGGTGCCTTCTTTGACGGCAGGCTGGCCCAGCGGGTCTATGCCTTCATCGCTCCCTGCCTGATCGGGGGCAAGCGGAACCTGGGTGCCATCGGGGGCCGGGGGGCCCGGAACATGGACCTGCGGGTGACCCTCCAGGAACCTCAGTACGAAGCCTTCGGCACGGACCTGATGGTCACGGGCCTGTTGGAAAGGAGCTGA
- a CDS encoding energy-coupling factor transporter transmembrane component T family protein yields MLTDITLGQYYPGNSCIHRLDPRTKILAVLFYMVMVFLANSPLSYGILIGFIVLGAALAKLPAGLLLRSIKPLWIIILLTMVIHFVTDPGEALWHWKFITVTREGIVLGVKMSLRLVLLLLVSSLMTFTTSPIVLTDGIESLLRPFKKIGVPAHELAMMMTIALRFIPTLLEETDRIMKAQMSRGADFSSGNIMKRAKNMLPILIPLFISSFRRADELALAMEARCYRGGEGRTRMHELVYGKADALTGLVMLALFVLLAFLRWGIPA; encoded by the coding sequence ATGCTGACAGACATTACCCTGGGACAGTACTATCCCGGGAATTCCTGCATCCACCGGCTGGATCCCCGGACCAAGATCCTGGCGGTGCTGTTCTATATGGTCATGGTATTCCTGGCCAATTCGCCCCTTTCCTACGGGATCCTCATCGGGTTCATCGTGCTGGGGGCTGCCCTGGCCAAACTGCCGGCAGGACTGCTGCTCCGGTCCATCAAGCCCCTGTGGATCATCATCCTGCTGACCATGGTGATCCATTTTGTCACGGATCCGGGGGAAGCCCTGTGGCACTGGAAGTTCATCACCGTCACCAGAGAAGGGATCGTGCTGGGGGTGAAGATGTCCCTGCGGCTGGTCCTGCTGCTCCTGGTGTCTTCCCTGATGACCTTCACCACGTCTCCCATTGTGCTGACCGACGGCATTGAATCCCTGCTCCGTCCCTTCAAAAAAATCGGGGTGCCGGCCCACGAACTGGCCATGATGATGACCATCGCCCTCCGGTTCATTCCCACCCTGCTGGAGGAAACAGACCGGATCATGAAGGCCCAGATGTCCCGGGGGGCGGATTTTTCCTCCGGGAACATCATGAAGCGGGCCAAAAACATGCTGCCCATCCTGATTCCCCTGTTCATCTCCTCCTTCCGCCGGGCGGACGAACTGGCTCTGGCCATGGAAGCCCGGTGCTACCGGGGCGGGGAAGGACGGACCCGGATGCATGAACTGGTCTACGGCAAAGCCGATGCCCTGACCGGGCTGGTGATGCTGGCCCTGTTTGTCCTGCTGGCTTTCCTGCGCTGGGGGATCCCCGCATGA
- the ribE gene encoding 6,7-dimethyl-8-ribityllumazine synthase: MKILEGQLLAEGLKIGIVVSRFNEFITSKLLSGAEDTLRRHGANEDDITVAWVPGAFEIPLIAKKMAKSGKYDGIICLGAVIRGATSHYDYVCNEVSKGVALVNMETEVPTAFGVLTTENIEQAVERAGTKAGNKGSDAAMAVIEMVNLTKEL, encoded by the coding sequence ATGAAAATTCTGGAAGGTCAACTGTTAGCGGAAGGTCTGAAAATCGGGATCGTGGTGTCCCGTTTCAACGAATTCATCACCAGCAAACTGCTCAGCGGGGCGGAAGACACCCTGCGCCGGCATGGGGCCAATGAGGACGACATTACTGTGGCCTGGGTGCCCGGTGCCTTTGAAATCCCCCTGATTGCCAAGAAAATGGCCAAAAGCGGCAAATATGACGGCATCATCTGCCTGGGCGCCGTGATCCGGGGTGCCACCAGCCATTACGACTACGTGTGCAACGAAGTGTCCAAAGGGGTGGCCCTGGTGAACATGGAAACGGAAGTCCCCACGGCTTTCGGGGTGCTGACCACTGAAAACATCGAACAGGCTGTGGAACGGGCCGGCACCAAGGCCGGGAACAAGGGTTCCGATGCGGCCATGGCAGTCATTGAAATGGTCAACCTGACCAAGGAACTGTAA
- a CDS encoding TonB-dependent receptor plug domain-containing protein gives MKEVWNQKLAAAVLTAVLAGSTSVVWAAEQEQAEKPAQEIVITANRLKNQKVDTPADVTVITSQQISDRGYRTVIDALEDVPGARVLDASGPAFERRVILNGDDRVVVMVDGRRINYSMGSTNGKSTFDANTLPGVSMIERIEVVKGGASTLYGADAVGGVINIITKTPEETTGTVHVGYGSWGTQDLGLSFGGKQDKTGFQVGINRNKASYLKYKDTNGDTKRWDGQSNYTQDSISLKLTQDFTKSDGLTVNYDYSNLDGNFRSGLYTYDSYSKAYYPNTDQRHATKKTNNVGIRYEWNREAGNAGYVQAYRNYYGYTNFGTFSYNDGDMNETDWGLEGQQNFVLSDTNTLVAGLEYRNAKVDHVGIYTDGKYNNKAVFLQDQWKFAPTWQLNTGVRYDDHSKAGNRTTGSVAVNKKFSKDSNAYISWNSVFRAPTTDDLFYRDSYDFMRGNENLKPETGNVWSAGYNFKIDSKTDVGITGFYSQLNDAIRWADYGYYWQAENINKQKKRGMSLSVTHHLNKLWELNAAYTYVKVEDNRNDGKGYVKDVNYAPNYYQAGVRYHDTKWNVSLTGRGGSGLSGEKYGEHNYFTLDLAARYKFTHNWTGFANFYNLNNAAYAEYSGVFKNQDIYPMPGRRIIVGAEYSF, from the coding sequence ATGAAAGAAGTGTGGAATCAAAAACTGGCTGCCGCCGTGCTGACGGCCGTACTGGCCGGCAGTACGTCTGTGGTGTGGGCCGCAGAACAGGAACAGGCAGAAAAACCTGCCCAGGAAATTGTGATCACGGCCAACCGGCTGAAGAACCAGAAGGTGGATACGCCGGCGGATGTAACCGTGATCACCAGCCAGCAGATCTCCGACCGGGGCTACCGGACGGTCATCGATGCCCTGGAGGATGTGCCAGGGGCACGGGTCTTGGATGCCAGTGGTCCGGCTTTTGAACGGCGGGTGATTCTGAACGGGGACGACCGGGTGGTCGTGATGGTGGATGGCCGCCGGATCAACTACAGCATGGGCTCCACCAATGGGAAATCCACTTTTGACGCCAATACCCTTCCTGGGGTCAGCATGATCGAACGGATCGAAGTGGTGAAAGGCGGGGCTTCCACCCTGTACGGGGCTGATGCGGTGGGAGGTGTCATCAACATCATCACCAAGACTCCGGAAGAGACCACCGGCACAGTCCATGTGGGTTATGGCTCCTGGGGTACCCAGGACTTGGGACTTTCTTTCGGCGGAAAGCAGGATAAGACCGGCTTCCAGGTAGGAATCAACCGGAACAAGGCTTCTTACCTGAAATACAAAGACACCAATGGGGATACCAAAAGATGGGACGGACAGTCCAACTACACCCAGGATTCCATTTCCCTGAAACTGACCCAGGATTTTACCAAAAGCGACGGCTTGACGGTGAACTACGATTACTCCAATCTGGACGGGAATTTCCGTTCCGGACTGTATACCTATGATTCTTATTCAAAAGCGTATTATCCCAATACGGACCAGCGTCATGCAACGAAAAAGACCAACAATGTGGGAATCCGGTATGAATGGAATCGGGAGGCCGGGAATGCCGGATATGTGCAGGCTTACCGAAATTACTATGGATATACCAATTTCGGGACATTCTCTTATAATGATGGTGACATGAATGAAACAGACTGGGGACTGGAAGGACAGCAGAATTTCGTCCTCAGCGATACCAATACTTTGGTGGCAGGTCTGGAATACCGGAATGCCAAAGTGGATCATGTGGGGATCTATACTGATGGCAAATACAACAACAAAGCCGTGTTCCTCCAGGATCAGTGGAAATTCGCTCCCACCTGGCAGCTGAATACCGGCGTCCGGTATGATGACCACAGCAAGGCCGGGAACCGGACCACCGGCAGCGTGGCGGTGAACAAGAAATTCAGCAAGGACAGCAATGCCTATATCAGCTGGAACTCCGTATTCAGAGCACCTACCACTGATGATCTGTTCTATCGGGATTCCTATGATTTCATGCGGGGCAATGAAAATCTGAAACCGGAAACCGGGAATGTATGGAGCGCCGGATACAACTTCAAAATCGATTCAAAAACCGACGTTGGTATTACCGGTTTCTACAGCCAGCTGAACGATGCCATCCGGTGGGCTGATTATGGGTATTACTGGCAGGCAGAAAACATCAACAAGCAGAAGAAACGGGGCATGAGCCTGTCCGTCACCCATCACCTGAACAAACTGTGGGAACTGAATGCCGCCTACACCTATGTGAAGGTGGAAGACAACAGGAATGACGGAAAGGGCTATGTGAAGGATGTGAATTATGCCCCCAATTACTACCAGGCCGGGGTCCGCTACCACGACACCAAGTGGAACGTGTCCCTGACGGGTCGGGGCGGTTCCGGGCTGTCCGGCGAAAAGTATGGGGAACACAATTACTTCACCCTGGACCTGGCTGCCCGGTACAAGTTCACCCACAACTGGACCGGCTTTGCCAACTTCTACAACCTGAACAATGCAGCCTACGCGGAATACAGCGGTGTATTCAAAAACCAGGACATCTATCCCATGCCCGGCCGGCGGATCATCGTAGGGGCGGAATACTCCTTCTGA